One genomic window of Serinus canaria isolate serCan28SL12 chromosome 4, serCan2020, whole genome shotgun sequence includes the following:
- the CCKAR gene encoding cholecystokinin receptor type A → MEIVDASIFLGNGTNITDFLCDIILENDTFFCVDDVPYPSKDLHQIIRILLYCLIFLLSILGNILVITVLIRNKRMRTVTNTFLLSLAASDLMLCLFCMPFTLIPNLLKDFIFGSAVCKTATYFMGVSVSVSTFNLVAISLERYSAICKPLQSRVWQTKSHALRVIAATWCVSFIIMSPYPIYSKLVPFTKYNNTTANMCRLLWPSDVVQQSWYTFLLLTLFLIPGIIMMVAYGLISLELYRGIKFDASQRKSSRERRISTCSAKYEDGDGCYLNKTKRKRKMPLQQLSAMSHNKIERVRSNSSSANLMAKKLVIRMLMVIVVLFFICWTPIFSVNAWRAFDTASADRRLSGAPISFIHLLSYTSACVNPIIYCFMNKRFRLAFLATFTCCARQKPPATRGEAADEEEGKTTRASLSKCSYTHMSASAPP, encoded by the exons ATGGAAATAGTTGATGCTAGTATCTTCCTTGGGAATGGTACCAACATTACTGATTTCCTCTGTGATATCATCTTGgaaaatgacacatttttctgtgtggatGATGTACCTTATCCTTCTAAAG ATTTGCATCAGATAATACGGATTCTGCTGTATTGCTTGATATTTCTGCTCAGCATTTTGGGGAACATTCTGGTGATTACGGTGCTGATAAGAAACAAGCGGATGAGAACAGTCACCAACACATTTCTGCTGTCACTAGCAGCCAGCGACCTGATGCTCTGCCTTTTCTGCATGCCTTTCACCCTCATTCCCAACCTgctgaaagattttatttttggaagtgCTGTTTGCAAAACTGCCACTTATTTCATGG GTGTCTCTGTAAGTGTCTCTACCTTCAACCTGGTTGCCATATCTTTGGAGAGATACAGTGCCATTTGCAAACCACTGCAATCCAGGGTCTGGCAGACAAAATCTCACGCCCTGAGAGTGATTGCTGCAACCTGGTGTGTGTCCTTTATTATCATGTCACCATACCCAATCTACAGCAAACTGGTACCTTTCACCAAGTACAACAACACCACAGCCAATATGTGTCGGCTCCTTTGGCCGAGCGATGTCGTTCAACAGTCTTG GTACactttcctgctcctcacactCTTTCTTATTCCTGGGATTATAATGATGGTTGCATATGGTCTAATTTCTTTGGAACTCTACAGAGGAATAAAATTTGATGCCAGCCAGAGAAAATCTTCACGAG aaagaagaataaGTACCTGCAGCGCCAAATACGAGGATGGAGATGGATGTTACctcaacaaaaccaaaaggaaaaggaaaatgccGTTGCAACAGCTCTCTGCTATGAGCCACAACAAAATAGAGAGAGTGAGAAGCAACAGCTCTTCTGCCAACTTAATGGCCAAGAAACTTGTCATCCGTATGCTGATGGTGatagtggttttgtttttcatttgctgGACTCCCATCTTCAGTGTCAATGCCTGGCGCGCCTTCGACACGGCTTCCGCTGACCGGCGTCTCTCGGGGGCTCCCATCTCCTTCATCCACCTGCTGTCCTACACTTCTGCCTGTGTGAACCCCATCATTTACTGCTTCATGAACAAGCGTTTCCGcttggccttcctggccacGTTCACCTGCTGTGCCCGGCAAAAGCCCCCTGCCACACGGGGAGAGGCTGCTGatgaggaggaggggaaaacgACAAGGGCTTCCCTCTCCAAGTGTTCCTACACACACATGTCTGCATCTGCACCCCcctga